ctgggggaagcgTTCCGGTTCCCACCCAGTTCATCATCCACCATCtctattaacttttttttttttctggccatcGATGCTTTTCAATTATTCAAAGAGGAGGCCTACGTTTTATGCTGCTCCTGtaattttttcataatttgATGGAATAATTGCCATCTTCTCTCCATCCCTTCCCAATTTACCCCAGCAATTAACACAGTTCCTCAAgtgattttaataatttagtCTGAGAGACAAAGTCTAATGTACTAAGTGGGAGCAAGACGCAAAACCCAAACCTGAACTTGACCCAAAACTCAGATGATTCTCCTTGACTGCGTCCTGCCTGAAAAACTTCCACCAGGTTCAAGGGCCAACTCTGATGCTGAACCGCTCCTGCTTCATTACGCAGATTTTCTAAAAGCCTCGCAGGTCGCTGCAATGCATTCCCCCAACAATTTCATGGGCTGTCATGGTTTTTATCCCCCGTTGCCTCACTGTTTCCTTTGCCCATTGCCCGCCTGCGCAATTCGTGCTGGCACTCGCGTGCTGCGGCCCCTCTCGTGCACACATCAGCGATGCCAACAGCGGCCTTCAGGTGAACCTCACGCGCAGAAACCCAACGCGCGCGCCCAGCACCGGGATTGCCAAGGCGCTATTTGCTGCGGCACGTGTCTGAAATCGCAGCCAACTATCCCAGCGGCCAGCAGGTCAGGATAAAACACACCTTGTATAATGAAATGGCTTCGTATTAGATTAACGAAAAGAAGTCACTGGAAATAAGTGAGTTAAGTGATTCCACAACACAAGTTAAACCGCAGtcatgagagagagaaaaactgcGCGGCCCAAGCCGACTGAACAAGATAATTATTTTAGCAAAAccttttgcaaaagaaattgcACGGAAGTTGAAGAACCTTctgaaatgaagtttaaaaaataatctttggcTCCTTCAAGGaagtgggagaaagaaaaaaaaaaaaaaaaaaagagatggtattgtgtccttaacagcagtttGAGAACCAGAACAAAGCCAGAGAGAGtttcaaagcacagcagctctccccacTCTGCTGTTTGTTCTGCTCATAAGCAGACAAGCTGTTTCCTTTCATCTGGAAAAACTCACACAATAAGAAAAATACCTCAATAGAATCTGACTCTGTAATAACAAAGCCCAAGGGGCAGCCAGAAAGAAATCTtttggcaaggaaaaaatatttggtgttCGGATCCTCAGAGAGCACCGACTGCTTCTGGGTGTAGGGCAGACGTACATCCTACCGCTGCTGGAAGAGGTCAGTGGATTCATTGAGGTATTTCTTCTTCTCGTCTCTCCTCCCCACACCCAGATGAAGGCTACAGCCCTTGTAGGTCAGCACAAAAGCAAGTGGAGGAAGCAGGAGCAAGGAGATAATAGGGAGAAGGAAGCACATGAAAGACTGCACACGGGGATGAAACGTCTCTCTGTAACACGCTCgagaagggggaagaggaggaattaAACGCACAAGTGGAGGGCTCAACCTGAATTCTGAATGTGAACCCACGGCACCTATACCGCGGTTCAGAAAACATGGCAAAAAACTCTCTCTGAAACATTGTTTTGATAAATATGCCATCTCCTTGTGGAATTCAAATCTCCAACTGTTCAACTGGCATGGACATCTCTGCAGTAACAACACATGCCACAGATTGTGAGTTAACTTGAATTACATTTCAGAtctggggaggggaggatgTCAGTGGGAGGTTTATGAACAGTATGCCCTAGCTCTGATGTTGTTATAACCAGATGGCTTCAGCTGTATCgtttacaataaaaaaataaaaaataaacaaaaaagtgaagtgacaaataaatcattaattCACCTGCAACTGGAACAATCTGAACGAGTCGCCTCCTTCACATATCTTATTTCAGACCTTCCATGTCAGTGTATTCTGAAAATGCacctggctctgcaggaagcGCTGGGACAGACGAGCCACAGAACAGATTATTTTCCTGCAGGTATCTCTCCATCCTCCAGGGAAGGAGGCTGCCAAAGCTGTATCGCCTTCCCATAAATACCTCCCCAAAAAGGCTGAGGATATGCGACGTCAACACCCATTTACTTTCTTGCAGGCACGTCTGCTTCCCAGGGAAAGGCAGAGCCAGGGACGCTCCTCGAACAGTTGGTCACTCTAACATGACAAGGATAAAAGGTCTCGTTCAGGTTTGAACATTTCAGTAAACAATGCAGTTACTGCAGCATAATTAGACATCACTGAGCCACACAGACAACTTCTGTAATTACCTGGCAATGAACTTTTCATGTCTGTATGCAATTATAAGCTAGAAATGCTGGGTCTGAGTTCTGACACCGTAGTGGGGAAAATCTCCTAATGACTAAGTGCTTTGCTTACCTGAAAGGAAATGCATGCTAAATCCAATATAAAAGGAATTAGAGTTGAAGCGATAGATGCAATATGGGAATTTGTGAAGCAAGCAGAAGGAAGGCTTTACTATACAGAGGGCTGGGTATGTTTATGATGAGAGCCTCGGTGggggaaagcaaaaaaaggGCAGGGACCCTCTCATGAGTCACCACCTGATAAAAATAGATGGCAGTTAGATTAAACACGTGAACGTATGAATGGAGTTCTCCTTCACACGAGGGACAAAAGGCTGTAAGAGAAGTATGATAACAGAATGAAAAGTCAGAGACAACGGATACCTAATCTATTTTCCAGACAAAACAGAGTTATTCTCTCTAATCCATTATGTGCCCTACCTGACCAGCTTAAGGTCAGATCAATTTGCCACTGCCGTGGCACTGCGTATTTCCATCTAACCTCCCTGGATATCTGGGGCTAATGATGACATAAATGGATGGTGTCTCTCCTACCGAGACATCCTGCATTGCACcttaattttataaaacagatgGCCTATTATactcttctcccttcccacgTTTAAACTTAAGGCCAGGTAAAACGCAGGGCTATGGGTCAGCTTCAGAGCTGCTGTTAAAGCCGGTGTCGTCTGGTATTTCAGTAATACACACCgtgagaaataaaacagtttttgtgCACAATATTCCTTACTAAATCCCATCTGAGTTCCAGGAACAGCATGCCACTATCGCGACATGGCAGCAGACTGAAACCGAACCTTCTGGGAGCCGGTCTTAAACTTGAAAGTCttcaaatagaaacaaaaaaaagacaacagataCCACACAGTACAAAATagtaattatttatattttcaaaaaaaaaaaaaaaagtaaccagCTATTTTGAAACTTCTTCCCTGTAAGAAGAGTGACTAATAGAAAGGAACAGGACTGGCTCCTATACAGTCGGCAAGTCAGGTACAAACAGTTGTTAAGAATCATTTAGCAACTCAGGACAGGGACTTTTGACGCAGCGTTCAACAAtaaaatttctcctttttttttttttcttaaaaaagggggaggagggaaataaagcagggaaaaatgccaaaaacattttccacaatATCTAAAAACAGTAACTGTTGTTCTTATCAGACAGCACGCTCCAGATCAAGGATTTTTCTAGTCCTTTCAAAACCAATACAGACTTGCCAAAGGCTGCCTTCAGTCTATTCACACCCTCCAGAACACACAGCCTCTCACTGTCCCCTTTCACTTCAACCTGTCATTTtataaaaggtgttttttcttttttttttccttttttttttttttttttcaattaacatACAAGTGCTACTAACAGAGAAACTGATCTTCTTGTTGCTGGATGGCAATAAGGAGTTACACAAACGTCCAGTTTTTAGCTCAGCTGGAAGGacttaaattctcttttttgaTATAAATACTACTGGAGCTCCCATCAGGTACTTCCTTTCCAGAACCtcactggaaattatttttaaccccTCAACGCTCTCTCCAAAACTAAAATGTCCTCTTGCTCCAGGCATCTGACGGTTTGTTCTGTGCTGCCAGACGCAGAGATGTTGTTTTCCCCCAGTACCACCGCTGGGTTATTCTGACATGGGTCGGTGCCTAAACCGAACCCTGTACTTAATTGACTCAGCCAAGTCGAAGGGAACACACAGACGATGCAGCAACAGGGATTCATTAGGTTGAACAGCCCCAGAGCCCCAGGCCcaccctcccccctctccccaagTTACTTGgtgctgttttaaaaagtctggGTGTCACGAAGCAGTCTCTTCCCCCCAACAACAGAGTATAAGCTCCACAGATTTCGCTGTCTACCTGATGGTCAAGGTTAGAGCAGCAACAGCTGATGCTGCTTCCAGAAAAACACGGGGTGTTGTGATAGACAGGACCTTAGGATTGCTTCAGTCGCTTACGTGGAGGTCCCAGAAAGGGACACTGTGCAGAGGCCAAAGAGCGATATGCCTCAGCCACCAAATGGGGATGTGATACTACCATTGACTTCCAGCCTGATGTCTCCATGACGTCAGAAGCATGActagaaataagagaaaaataaatctgaagttATTGTCTGGGGATAACAAGGATTAACAGGTACTTTCCACATGCTTAAGAAACCCGACACTTTCAGGATGCTGTTTTAGGATCACTCTAGATGCATGTTTTGCACAGATCACAAGCATTGGCTCTGCTGGTGCAACTGTATGCAGGACAGTCCTTCACCCTAAGGAAGGAAAACCTCAAACATACTCGATCCCAAGTggatgacagcagcagcacaatgCTCATCTACCCTGACGCCCCAGGCATAGGAGCATTTTCAATCAATACAGAAAATTGTGAGAAAAACTGTGTTAACTGAGAGATAGGactaaaaaatgtttctggacaAGTAGTTGGTCATCATTTTGTATCTACGGAAAGGTCTGTTGGACTAGTAGCTGCAAATAGGCCCTCAGTATCAGGGAGTACCTGCTACCTAGAAGGTTTCATGGTCTTAGAAAGAAACCCCAAACACCTCACAAAGACAGCTCTGCTGTACACTGAACAGTCCCAGCAGGACGAGAGTAACCAGCCCGTAGGGCAATGCCGCTTCTGGGATGCCAGATAAACGAAGGACCACaatggaagaagggaaaaaaaaacaagcaaaacacagaGGAGAATCTCCTCTGCATGTGACTGCTCACGAGATGTTGCATCCTGGAACAAGAGTAAACTCACTAATTAATGAAGTCCACCGCTTGAGTTTTCAGTTGATCAGCACTGTGTAGGTCAGCCAGAATGAGGATCTCCGCCGCGTTTTCCACAGACAGGTTACTGCACAGCGCATCCTCACACATCACCTTCAGACGCTCCAGAGCGTACTGCAAAATACAAACCAAGGTAGAGTTACAACGAAGAAAGCCCGAGTTAGCCTGAAGTGAGGTCTTACTTGTGCTCCTTTACTCTTCAGTAACAAAACTACTCTATCATGCTGAACAGACCTCGTCACTTTGCTACATGGATCTGATCTGTACTGAAAGAAGTGGTGACCAGCAAGAAAGGAGAATCATTGAGCGCCCACCCTGAGGAAAGCGATGGAGAGGAAGCATACCCACCATAACTCTCATCCCAGGCTTCTTGTCTTACACGCTTACTGGTGCTGTGGTCATGCTTTGAAATAAGTATTTCAGCTCACCTTTAACGCTACCTCAGTTACTTCAAGGTACCGAACGCTAAAGCCAAATCCTTACTCTTACTTTATCACCGCATGACAGTATTACCCAGGTGCAGTGGGGAGACCTAACAGTGAATGCTCCATAGGTGTTCCAGGGATGTTTAGGCAGCTTTCACTCAATTTCTTTGCCACTAATGACCTGTAATTTACGATTAGCCTTGCTCAGGTACATGCTACTAGTTTAATGCTGAAATGCGAAATAAATGCCCCTGACTTCTTGCAGCTATccagctggaaacaaaacatCGCAGCTTGTCTGTAAAGCCCTAGCCAAAGCCCTACTCTAACTTCACATTCTCAATCTTAGAGTTTCCACCATTCTATCGTGCGTTTACCTCAACATTTTTTAGATCCACAGGGCTTTGGCTGTGTCAATGGTTTGAGAAATTCAAAGGACATGCTTAGCAGAGTGCCTTCTAATAAAATTTCACACTCCActttctgcagcacttcagTCAGCATTGAAACATGCAGAGTCAgccaagattttcaaaagcaacacGGTAGTCTTGGGCCGGCATCAGAAAGGTCAACGCTCAGAAAACTGTAAGACACTTGTtatcaagaaacaaaacccatacGCCAAACCTCAGTCTTTTAGAATACCACAGCTGTGCACTAAGACTGAGgtacttctgaaaatcttgGGGGGTGTGAAGTGGTTGTAGGGTTTTGTTGCTCTCTGGATGAAACAcactgaatatttctgaatattctaGATCCTGTAATTACAACTCACAGGGATTAGGAGAGCAGTTAATTTGACGCAGTTCTTACCTAAGTAGTAACATTAGCTCTACATAAATTGTCCTAAAGATTGAACAGTAAGTCTCCCTCGCATTATGACTGAGTGACATTTCTAGAAAAAGCATCTTtaagatcattttatttttttatctgagAGAGAACTGCAATTGAGGGTATCCTTCATGCTGTTTATAAGGCTTTTTAGACAACTTCAAGATGGCACGGTACACAAACACCAGTTCTTCCCTGTGCGTAGCCACGTTCAGAAAAGATACCAGATGTGTAGGGGCTGCTCTGTCAACCTGAACAGAGAGCTGGTAACCAGCTCATCCGCAGGACAGCTGGAGCGCTTACTGTATGATAAGCACTACTGCTATAAATTGATTTTCTATTCTGATTGAGTTTTGCATTGTGTTATGATTACATTTagatgaataattttaaattatagaaacattttttcacttAAGACTCGGCGGTAGTAATTACTTCAATTGAGGCATGGCACTCATAACCAGGACAGTTTTCTCCCATCAGACCATCTGAGAAGGCAAATCAAATTTACTTGCTTAATCTGTATCAATAACTAAAACAGTTTCAAATGAGGGGCAAACCATTACTTTATGTTATTGTCTGTCAGTAAGTTAAAACGCAGCAAACGAAGCTTAAAATTATTCCCTTTGTAAATTGAATATTCTCCTCCACGCATGTACAATTTTTATTTCGATTTTCACTACGAATAGCTCAGCTTCTAATTACATAGTTGGGCAAAAGTAGCCATTCTGGTCTCTCAGGTACCAAgatttccccttcccccctttcttaattacactttaaaaataaaaaagaaaaaaagaagaaaaaaagccctaCCTAATAGCATTCTTACCCAAGAGGCTGAAATAGTATCTCCTGGGCTCAGAAGacgtgttttgttttggttttggtctaATTACATATTTTCCCCAAGAGATGGGAGGAACTCAGAAGAAGCTGTTTCGGTCTCTTGAGTAAATAATAGATGTTTTATGTGCtttcttgaaagattttttatttctgattttaaaaggcaCACAAtgagtttaaaaggaaaaaacctgCATTAAAAGCCAAGAAATTCGAAGTTAAAGCCTACTCTGTCCTTAATGTACTGCTTCTCACTTACACTTGTCTCAGTTAAAGATGGTGTGTGTGCTCTCAATCAATACTctttaaatattgaataaaatatGTGGCAATGATTACAATCAGGCCAAGAATCTGCTTGCATTTATACCCCATTTTAATTCTAGTTGCAGTGCACTAATAATGGCGTATGGAGCATTTCACCTCTAAATCAGCATTTTTGCTTAAGCCCAGGTCTGCAGTGACAGGGGACTCGATGGCTATGTGGTGGTTTGCGTGGAACAAGGTTACATGCATCCACATCTAAAAATCCACCACCCTATCTGGCACCCACAAGAGAATCCAAGGACTGAAGAAGCATGGAGACTGAACTACGCTCTCACCCCTAGAGGTGGTCCCTCCAGGTCAGAGTTGAGGCACATTGGCAGGGCAGTGTGGAGAATCTTGCACTGCTGCTACCCGTGCTGAACCTGTTCGATGGATAAATTCAGGGCTTAGTCTCCAGTGCTGTCAAACTGGCATCTTTCACCAGCACTAAGTTcacttttaagagaaaaaaagaaaaaggaaatacaattttGGTTATATATTACGAATTTTCACTGGTTAATACGGCTCACTGGCCAGCAGAGCACGCTCTTCTGTCCTTGGTGCTGCAaaaggaaggaggcagaggctggctggctggcaaGGCCACAGCGCTGTGCCTGCTACACGGGGACTACCAGCAGCCTTCCAGTCAGAGCATCCCCGGCACCTCCCTGGCAAGGACCCTGCAAAACCACCGCAGGGTTAGGCAACAGGGCTTCCTCCAGTGCACCCCTTCTCTCCTCAAGCAGCAGGGACTGccactgcaaaaagaaaataaataacaggacCTTCCCACTCTTGGCTATCCGTCAGTTTAGAGCATTTCTTGAAGCTGCTGATACCAGCCAGACCAGAAGGAGAAGCAGGCCCTGTTTGCCAAGACAGAACACTACTTTTCAGATTTAGTAGTAAccatactaaaagaaaataatatatatatatagccaggtccatcttgtttttttcttctcacccCAAGCTCTTATGGTAGATTAAGTTGAATAGAAACGtcctctgaaattttaaaagtcttaaaaatgaGCAGTAGAGACAGACATTCCTGATCATTATAGGTTAAGACACGTAGCTCTACGTATATGTATCTATACTAGATCCAAGTTTACCTACAAGCCACCACCATTCGATAGAACAATTCAAAGAAACTGCCCAACCACTATCATCACATGAAAAGCTTACTGCAGGAATATCCAAGCTCTGTGTAAAGCAAGGCACATTGTCACTGCTGGTTCTCTAAATAGCCATAAATCCCAACTGTACCTtgtcagcagctgccagcaagTCATCAGCCATTTTGTCAAGATTTGGTGCCTTCCCCGTGTAAATAAAGCACatcatttccttaaaaactTCAGGCTCCACATCATTGATTTCAACCCGATTCTGTATCGGAAAAATGAAGCTTATTAAGATCCTGACAAGATGCTAAAGGCTTCCTTCTACCCAAGCTCTTGAAGTATTCGCAGATTTGCCACAAACTATTCAGAATGTGTATtacttacagagaaaaaaaaaaaagtaaaaaataagcagataGAAAGATTCTGAGTAGTATTGCACAGCCTCTACTTCTCCCTGTCCTACCCCAAACTCTTTCCCCTAGAGTTAGAAAGGTAACAATTGCCTCCTTGATACCTTTCTTCCACCCTTCAGGACAGCTGAAGCAGAGATCTGCATCTAATGCgagaaaaacagttaaaaggGGGACAGTAGTCACAAACACCACCTAAGAAGTGAACTGACCAGTGATATTAAGAGGTGAGCAGAGAGCATTTCGCCTAGCTGGAAGTGTTCTTCTTGCAGGATCTTACCTTTTTACTCTCTTCCATCTCATGCTCAAACATGGCGCTGAAAACCGGAGAACGTGCtacagcagaagggaaaaacagaacataGTTAGAGGTGCTCTCTTAGTCTTCAGGACGAGCTAGGTGTAGCCTGCCAACACCACCAGCCATCACGATacttaatgaaggaaaaaaaaatgcatctcctATAGCAGACAGGGCAAGTTGAGTAGAACTGGTGAAGCACATAGTTTGTGACATAACGTGGCCAATACAGCTTCAAAGTGGGAGAATGAGTTTGCAGGAATTTCTTGAGTCCTTTCCAACAAGGCTGAAGAGCACAGAGGCAGTAAGGTATGTTTCTTGACTTTACAACGAAGTATTCCTCTGGTAACGGTTTCTTACAAATGGTTTAGGAATACATTATAGTAGACTACAGCCACAAAGGAATCCTCCTCCCATCCTCTCTTTGCGGGGGAGGCAGGCAATTAAAAATGGAGTagatatttcttccttccctatAACGGTTCACAAAAAGCCTTTTACTACAGCTCTGCAGATAAAAGAGCTGCAGAAACTTCCTTTAAAGAACtaactcaaaaacaaaacaaaacaccgaAACAACCATAAAACAACCGTATCAGAGTATTTCACTTGTCATTGCGTTGTCGTCTCCTATCCCACTACGGCTCACCCAGCTCAATGCTTACCTGCTAGTATGGCTTTGTGAGCCTGGAACTCCTGGCCTGCAACACACAGGCAGCAGTCCGTGAAGCGCGAGTTCTCCCAGAGTCCTCCCAACTCATCTGCCAAGCGGCACTCTGGTACCTTCACCATGTTCATAGTATTTTGGCCGGAGATATTTACAGAGTCTTGTACCACACTCACCTGGGggagcagaaagaaacaaaccaagGAGTCATAAATCCACACTGGAAAACCGATCTTGCTACGTGAATTTTTTATGTTGTGTGCATAAATTATTGGCAATTCCATGCGAGTTAACAACAGCTTTATTAAATGGCTTTCCAAGGAAGCAGAACTTTAAGTTTTCTACTTTTATAGACATCATTCCTGAcctactttttttccttctatcaaTGCTCTGAATCCCTCCCAAATCAATAATGCAATACAGACAGAAGTACAGATGAAAATCAAGTATACGGAGCACTTCTACAAGTGTGCACTTCATCCACACATGCGTGCAAGAGCAGTGTCAGACCAGTGCAGGACGTTCTGAGCACCTCAAAAATGGTTTGCTGCTTTTGGTTCAGCACCAGAATATCTATTTCTTGAGAGTTCGGTGTTTGcatcacattaaaaagaaaaaaaaaaataccaaagatTCCAAGTGGATTAGAAAAGGAACTTTATGCCaaataattaagattttttGGAGAAGGTAGATAAGATTCCTGACCACGTGCTCCAAACCAGACACGGTTAGGCAGAGACCATATGCAACCATCCTGGCTGATGAATAACCTACACAAAGGGAACAGTTAAGAGTCTGTTCAGTACCAAAGCATTATTGTTAAACACAGTAAATCGTATGCCTTCTGTAGCAGACTCCCATTAGAAGAGATCAGAGTGACTAATGCTACCCTGCTAtaacaaagaataaatgaaCAAGATGATTGACAAGGAAGCATATGGGAAACTATTTGCTGGATTTGCTGTCAAATCCAGGTTAAATTTCAGTTCTATTAATAAGCAATGGCCAAAGGAGAACAACGGCCAGCAAAGGAAGCTTCTCAGTAAAGAAAAAGTAGTAAATTATGAAGTGAGAGAGATGACAGAAGCACCTTGTTAAGGCAAATCTGCTGACAGCACATACCCCAACTCTTGACAAACCCCCAGTGGGTTTCTGATGGCAGGCACTCCTGGGTATTCCAGTTCATCTTGTATAAACTGTACAACActcaaaaatgaacaaataccAGATGTTGCTTGCCAAAAAGCACTAATAATGATTTGCCACAGCAAATGTGAGGAAGGTAATATTCTTCATCATTAATTTGACTGCTACAGCTTTTTGCCCTGTGACTTCCAGTCCAGTAACATGGACTCAGactcattaaaaagaaattatacgACGCAGGTCCCTTGCTGGAGTCCAACACTGCAAGGATTTTGGGCTGGTCTGTGATTGATCTATGTCTCCCATCAGATCAACAAGTAAATCCTCTTCATACATGAAAGAAAGTCAGTTactcacattaaaaatatatataacaagtTTTTTCACATAAGGAGTTCAGACTGGTAAACTCACAGCGGTAACCAGCCTCCGATGTCAAAATAGTTCAGGTTTT
This genomic window from Oxyura jamaicensis isolate SHBP4307 breed ruddy duck chromosome 27, BPBGC_Ojam_1.0, whole genome shotgun sequence contains:
- the SPOP gene encoding speckle-type POZ protein — translated: MSRVPSPPPPAEMSSGPVAESWCYTQIKVVKFSYMWTINNFSFCREEMGEVIKSSTFSSGANDKLKWCLRVNPKGLDEESKDYLSLYLLLVSCPKSEVRAKFKFSILNAKGEETKAMESQRAYRFVQGKDWGFKKFIRRDFLLDEANGLLPDDKLTLFCEVSVVQDSVNISGQNTMNMVKVPECRLADELGGLWENSRFTDCCLCVAGQEFQAHKAILAARSPVFSAMFEHEMEESKKNRVEINDVEPEVFKEMMCFIYTGKAPNLDKMADDLLAAADKYALERLKVMCEDALCSNLSVENAAEILILADLHSADQLKTQAVDFINYHASDVMETSGWKSMVVSHPHLVAEAYRSLASAQCPFLGPPRKRLKQS